From Streptosporangium album, the proteins below share one genomic window:
- a CDS encoding helix-turn-helix domain-containing protein, with the protein MGLEVESRSSDSPYIERVWRSSSYDVNRMTSIATAHWDLVFWEHRGQVNVAVQGPESRASPAPVPEDATFFGISFSLGTSMPHLSTNRLVDGFAEIPDATRRSFWLKGSAWRLPDHDNAEVFVGRMVREGVLVRDPIVAAVLRGAPPNVSERTIQRRFVAASGLTRGAIRQINRARQAAVLIQEGVPTHDVIHRLGYFDQPHLARSLTRYIGRTATQLSNRDPSEPLSLLYKT; encoded by the coding sequence ATGGGCCTGGAGGTCGAGAGTCGATCGTCCGATTCGCCGTACATCGAGCGGGTGTGGCGGAGCAGCAGCTATGACGTCAACCGGATGACGTCGATTGCGACAGCGCATTGGGATCTGGTCTTCTGGGAGCACCGCGGTCAGGTCAACGTGGCTGTTCAAGGGCCGGAGTCGAGGGCAAGTCCGGCCCCTGTTCCCGAAGACGCCACGTTCTTCGGGATCAGCTTCTCACTCGGCACTTCGATGCCACATCTTTCGACCAATCGGCTCGTCGACGGTTTTGCAGAGATTCCCGATGCGACGCGCAGATCGTTCTGGCTGAAGGGTTCCGCCTGGCGCCTTCCCGACCACGACAATGCCGAGGTGTTCGTAGGGCGGATGGTGCGTGAGGGTGTTCTGGTCCGCGACCCGATCGTTGCCGCGGTGCTTCGTGGCGCGCCGCCGAACGTGTCCGAACGCACCATCCAGCGGCGCTTCGTGGCGGCAAGCGGACTCACCCGCGGTGCCATCCGGCAGATTAACCGTGCCAGGCAAGCGGCGGTCCTGATCCAGGAGGGTGTGCCAACCCACGATGTGATCCACCGACTCGGATACTTCGACCAACCGCACCTGGCGCGGTCGCTGACCCGTTATATCGGGCGGACCGCCACGCAGTTGAGCAATCGGGATCCGTCGGAGCCGCTGTCGCTTCTGTACAAGACCTGA
- a CDS encoding DUF899 family protein, whose product MPLAQIEAYKARMGWTVPFVSSHGTSFADDCGAGGGFMLSVFPRDGEDVYRTYNTTSRGVDRLVFVNSILDLTPYGRQEDWEDSPPGWPQHPTYG is encoded by the coding sequence ATGCCGCTCGCCCAGATCGAGGCGTACAAGGCGCGGATGGGCTGGACGGTGCCGTTCGTGTCGTCACACGGCACGTCGTTCGCGGACGACTGCGGCGCCGGTGGCGGCTTCATGCTGAGTGTGTTCCCGCGCGACGGCGAGGACGTCTACCGGACCTACAACACCACCTCCCGCGGCGTGGACCGGCTCGTCTTCGTCAACAGCATCCTCGACCTCACCCCGTACGGCCGGCAGGAGGACTGGGAGGACTCCCCGCCCGGCTGGCCGCAGCACCCCACGTACGGATAG
- the ltrA gene encoding group II intron reverse transcriptase/maturase encodes MQHTLYRAAKADPGRRFHALMDKVYRRDVLARVWLMVRSNNGAPGIDNITLAEVEEYGVPRLLDEVAAELREGRYRPLPARRVMIPKPGLKDEYRPLSIPAVRDRVVQAAVKIVFEPVFEADMADCSFGFRPKRSAHDALQVLMNEYGRGRRWVVETDIADCFSAIPHDKLIHAIEERICDQSLLGLLRVILRAGVMEGGQVRTEDLGTPQGGVVSPVMCNVYLHRLDRAWDEADGVLTRYADDLTVMCWSRSQAERALARLTELLAELGLEPKAAKTRIVHLEVGGEGFDFLGFHHRLVRSTGFNGKRPFVFLARWPANKAMQHARDRIRELTDRRRKLRPEAIAEEVNLFLRGWIAYFRYGHSAQRFSKIRQYARMRLARYISKKHRASRGFGWRALVVLSPNELGLIGMYGIVVPLRPFKDWRVRPDAGGERRR; translated from the coding sequence TTGCAGCACACGCTGTACCGGGCGGCCAAGGCTGACCCCGGACGTCGATTCCACGCGCTGATGGACAAGGTCTACCGCAGAGACGTCCTGGCGCGGGTGTGGCTGATGGTGCGCAGCAACAACGGCGCACCGGGTATCGACAACATCACCCTGGCCGAGGTCGAGGAGTACGGGGTACCCCGGCTGCTCGATGAGGTGGCCGCCGAACTTCGGGAAGGTCGTTACCGTCCCTTGCCCGCGCGACGGGTCATGATCCCCAAGCCCGGGTTGAAGGACGAGTACCGGCCGTTATCGATTCCTGCGGTTCGGGACCGGGTCGTGCAGGCCGCCGTGAAGATTGTGTTCGAACCGGTCTTCGAGGCGGATATGGCCGACTGCTCGTTCGGGTTCCGCCCGAAGCGCTCGGCCCACGACGCCTTGCAGGTGCTCATGAACGAGTACGGACGAGGTCGCCGGTGGGTGGTCGAGACGGACATCGCCGACTGCTTCTCGGCGATTCCGCACGACAAGTTGATACACGCGATCGAGGAACGCATCTGCGACCAGTCCCTGCTTGGCCTCCTGCGGGTGATCCTGCGCGCGGGGGTTATGGAGGGCGGTCAGGTGCGCACCGAGGATCTCGGGACTCCGCAAGGCGGGGTGGTTTCACCCGTCATGTGCAACGTCTACCTGCACCGGCTCGACCGGGCATGGGATGAGGCCGATGGGGTCCTGACCCGCTATGCCGACGATCTCACCGTGATGTGCTGGTCACGCAGCCAAGCCGAACGGGCCTTGGCCCGTTTAACTGAGCTGCTGGCGGAACTCGGGCTGGAGCCCAAGGCCGCCAAGACCCGCATCGTCCATCTGGAGGTGGGCGGGGAAGGCTTCGACTTCCTCGGCTTTCACCACCGGCTGGTGCGATCGACCGGGTTCAACGGGAAACGACCTTTCGTGTTCCTCGCTCGCTGGCCCGCGAACAAGGCCATGCAGCATGCCCGCGACCGGATCCGGGAGTTGACGGACCGACGCAGGAAGTTGCGGCCAGAAGCGATCGCCGAAGAGGTGAACCTGTTCCTGCGGGGCTGGATCGCCTACTTCCGGTATGGGCACTCCGCCCAGCGCTTCAGCAAGATCAGGCAATACGCGCGGATGCGTCTGGCGAGATACATCAGCAAGAAGCACCGCGCCAGCAGAGGATTCGGATGGCGGGCGCTGGTCGTCTTGTCTCCGAACGAACTCGGCCTGATCGGCATGTATGGAATCGTCGTCCCGCTCAGACCCTTTAAGGACTGGCGGGTGAGGCCGGATGCCGGTGGTGAACGACGTCGGTGA
- a CDS encoding dihydrofolate reductase family protein, translating into MRKLVVSEFVSLDGVMQAPGGEPGFRHAGWVLEHFAPEHDTHRYEELLETSALLLGRVTYEGFSAAWPEVTGEFADRMNALPKYVVSSTLHEPLEWNASLLKSDLTSEVEALKRQDGDGHIFVHGSRSLTQELLKRGLVDELRLMVFPVVLGSGGRLFPGSPDKTSLALVESRTFDSGVVALTYARK; encoded by the coding sequence GTGAGGAAGCTGGTCGTGTCTGAGTTCGTCTCACTCGACGGAGTGATGCAGGCTCCGGGTGGCGAGCCGGGTTTCCGGCATGCCGGCTGGGTGCTGGAGCACTTCGCCCCCGAGCACGACACCCACCGGTACGAGGAGCTGCTGGAGACCTCGGCCCTGCTGCTCGGCCGTGTCACCTACGAGGGATTCTCCGCCGCCTGGCCCGAAGTGACGGGCGAGTTCGCCGACCGGATGAACGCGCTGCCCAAGTACGTGGTGTCCAGCACGCTGCACGAGCCGCTGGAGTGGAACGCCTCCCTCCTCAAGAGTGACCTGACCAGCGAGGTCGAGGCGCTCAAGCGCCAGGACGGCGACGGGCACATCTTCGTCCACGGTAGCCGCTCGCTCACCCAGGAGCTTCTGAAGCGGGGCCTTGTGGACGAGCTACGGCTCATGGTCTTCCCGGTGGTGCTGGGGTCGGGTGGGCGCCTGTTCCCCGGATCACCCGACAAGACCTCGCTGGCGCTGGTCGAGAGCCGCACCTTCGACTCCGGCGTGGTCGCGCTGACCTACGCCCGCAAGTAG